The DNA segment ctGAAGTTCCTAGTGAATACGTATGCATGACAATTTTTCTCGAGAGGCTTTAAACATTCATCCAAATTACCATATTCATcgttcaaaattatttcaagatCTGACAACAATTTAGTCAATTCTGACATTTTCGTTTTGCCATTAACATTCAATACAAGTAATAGAATCTCTCTCATCCGTATACAAGCCCCACCACAAGAAAAAAAGGCTTGTGTAACATTTTTATCCATACCAGGGTCAAGTGTATTCTCGTTTCCCTCTTCGAAAAATGGTATTTTAGTATCGAAAAACATACTATCAACAGACAACGGATTGCCAAAACAAAATCCGAGGTACGAATCAAGAAAACATAACGAATGCCATATCTTTCTTCCTAAGTGATTCATTTTAGGATCATTACAAACATCAGGGAAGTTATCTGGTTCTCTATTTAAACCTAGTGAGTAGGCCATTTGGATCAACATCGCAGTCAACACTTGGGCATCCCCACCATCAGCACCATCGCCGTCTTCAGGGGCATACATATGATATAGTCTCATATACAAGCCCAACTGCAAAACCGGAAAGCTAGATTTTCTTAGCAATTGGAATTGATCCAAACATAATTGAGCAACATCAATtgtattgatattaattgGGTTCGATaataagaatttgatatctTGAGCTTCTGGGCTTGGGTCGGTAGTGTTTAGCCGTTCCTCATTCACTGAACTTTTATTGCAGAATAAAGATAGGTATGATAATCTTAAAACTACCAATAGTATTCCAATGTGAGCCAAATCTAGCCTTCTTTCAACCTTTACTTGTTGGATTTTCGTATCCTCAAAAGACTTAGGCCCTAGTATTTTACTGATATCCCTAATAAGTGACTCTTCGTCTATAAACGGCATAAATGGGTATAACCAAGCAAAGTACCTATCAATAAGTTTCCAAATAACTTTTCTTGTGGgcaatattatttgaattttgtCGATAAGATgtaattgaattttatcaCTGAGTCTCAATTCTTTACCAGCTTGTCCTTCATAAAATGTAAGTCCTAATGGTAATGCATTCTCATTCAACTTTGATTTCTTGTTGTACAGATCTGTTCTCGCTTTCAAGACATTCGTATAAGGAACCATATCATCATATCCATCAGTTTCTAAGGCCCTCTTTTTGAAGTATGCCTCAGCGTTATCTGACTTGTCACCATAAAACGTAGACGTAATAACATTTGTGTTTTCTTGCGTAACCTCATGTCTTGATTGTGAAAACATCATActgaaattattttctcTGGATGACTTCTCCTTTTGCTCAATCATGTAATCCCATAAAATTCTCAATCCGGAGtccttcttcattaatgaagaCCATGCGAATGGTCCAAAGCTGATACGTCTCATGGGTTCTTGTACATGAATGGAAGTATAATTCTCATAAAAATTGATCGTCTCGTTCTCATCTCCGTACGGATTAATACCACTGAGCGATTCGCGATCAGACCTACTTGACCTAGTACTCTGAGTGGACGAACtattcaaagaatcaaCCGAGCTGGGTGTATTTCCGAACAGAATATCACATTGAGCACCCTCAGCTTTTCCAGAATTTATGTCCAGCATATTCCAGTTAATTGGAGGCAATTGAATCGACGCgttgttcttcttcactGGATATGGGGATAGTTTAATTGGCGAACCTATTGGTGACATCATTTCAGACTTGATACCCACAGAGTCTCCAGCACCCAACAGCTTGATGTCATTGAACTTCGGATCAAGCTTAGATTGCGACGTCAGTGCTTTCAATAGGCTCTCAATTTGTTGCAAGCGCCCCTTTAGATCATCTAACTCTTCTTTGGGTATCGTCACCTCTTCCGGCGTATTGGGGTTATGACTAATATTCGAATGTTTGCCATTGCTCATGCCGCCATCGCTTGCAGCAAATGTCATCGGATTTTTGGCACTATGAATATAAGGAAGTGAACCATTATTAGAGTCATTTTCTGAAATCccattattttgatatacACATGAACTCGTTATCTTTGCCCTGATACATTGGGAACATGGATGGCCCTTATCACATCtaatctttttcttcttacAATTATCGCATACAAGGCTCGCCCTCTTACGCTTTCTTAGACTTGGATCACTCATCAGCGGTATAGCtactatttttgaattagaAACCCTCAGGACGTCTAATGTCTAGAAGGaaagaaataatacaaCAATGTCTTCTGAATGAAGACtatatgatgaattaataaTCTACAATGCGGACTTAACCCAAAATAGAAGTATTCCGAAGCCGTGATAATCCCATAAAAATCTATTACACAAAGATACACTATACTATATTTCCGCTGAAGAGTTGGTCTAATGGTAAGTCACTAAACATATCAAGGTCGTCGGTGTTGCCAAAGTCAAAGGGTTGGTTAAGCAAATTATCAGTCTGAATATTTGGTCCTTGGAAATGATAATTGTTGCTTGGggattgattttgttgttgattttgatgTTGATCTCGGAAATTTCGGCCAGACGTTTGGTATTGGCCCTGATATGGACTTGGGTATTGATTATATGAGTCACCTTGTTCCTGTGCTTGGTTTGTACCCAGTTCGCGCCCCAGACTACCATATAAGTCTGTCGCTCTTTTGTCAGCATTCGACAATCCGGTGGAACTCGAAGGACTATCTTGATTGTGTATAAAATTTCTCT comes from the Debaryomyces hansenii CBS767 chromosome B complete sequence genome and includes:
- a CDS encoding DEHA2B11616p (some similarities with uniprot|P39720 Saccharomyces cerevisiae YAL051W OAF1 Oleate-activated transcription factor), whose product is MSDPSLRKRKRASLVCDNCKKKKIRCDKGHPCSQCIRAKITSSCVYQNNGISENDSNNGSLPYIHSAKNPMTFAASDGGMSNGKHSNISHNPNTPEEVTIPKEELDDLKGRLQQIESLLKASTSQSKLDPKFNDIKSLGAGDSVGIKSEMMSPIGSPIKLSPYPVKKNNASIQLPPINWNMSDINSGKAEGAQCDISFGNTPSSVDSLNSSSTQSTRSSRSDRESLSGINPYGDENETINFYENYTSIHVQEPMRRISFGPFAWSSLMKKDSGLRILWDYMIEQKEKSSRENNFSMMFSQSRHEVTQENTNVITSTFYGDKSDNAEAYFKKRALETDGYDDMVPYTNVLKARTDSYNKKSKLNENALPLGLTFYEGQAGKELRLSDKIQLHLIDKIQIILPTRKVIWKLIDRYFAWLYPFMPFIDEESLIRDISKILGPKSFEDTKIQQVKVERRLDLAHIGILLVVLRLSYLSLFCNKSSVNEERLNTTDPSPEAQDIKFLLSNPININTIDVAQLCLDQFQLLRKSSFPVLQLGLYMRLYHMYAPEDGDGADGGDAQVLTAMLIQMAYSLGLNREPDNFPDVCNDPKMNHLGRKIWHSLCFLDSYLGFCFGNPLSVDSMFFDTKIPFFEEGNENTLDPGMDKNVTQAFFSCGGACIRMREILLLVLNVNGKTKMSELTKLLSDLEIILNDEYGNLDECLKPLEKNCHAYVFTRNFRTKIYLSINAFFVSLYFHLYLYYEEKDVNLSFFYLKKMILIATRDIMPRYFDLLGNSDMICDFVINPTLEMTIHKSNQVNLACLVKTNFIIYSMTRDNRHNEKMIIDSEYRLNFRLLCKLSMYLTRCAEFSIEAISKISNRYYYAWRITKGHTYLLKTITNKDFYVDKYEEASHLCVQRFTIEQMEELIKICETTLNKVGKFETTSNEFQSEFCNIFYSESVTPSTRSNPSTENNYATTPNFRPTTYNIDKNDGDSRLKNKNIYKGFESNYVDNAEIDKLWFQMLSVKYDNKMFDSGIPESGDPLSYDSQRMANGFTNSPGVSFMDNNESSQKGPMATGFNKSQEATTPFSSQNNNSNIDRYGFDLEQAIHFDIFSELPLDQVFNNTDNVGI